One genomic segment of Brachionichthys hirsutus isolate HB-005 chromosome 13, CSIRO-AGI_Bhir_v1, whole genome shotgun sequence includes these proteins:
- the kiaa0319l gene encoding dyslexia-associated protein KIAA0319-like protein encodes MFYALHKLLTWSLPRLLLFAQIGLWLLVPPAGVLASLCQVTGGVLGIHWSSVVTLGWYPIAEERGVATCWESCCLKPSCSAVWSLGGLCVLLACRQDRGCPISFLPPPHRESLGLLQLLSKGPAIMRHRRASHVDHEESHGPLAGQPTSMENSKQEAAHPPPTVPSSVALFQTAQKNISQLANGSADVRPAQQNTTLDKAADTDLSSNSSDVDTGTATAVITAPPQAVRELVVSAGQSVEVTLPRNEVELNAFVVPTPPEGTDYAFDWRLITHPKDYSGEMEGKHSTTLKLSKLTVGLYEFEVTVDGDGAHGEGYVNVTVKPEPRVNKPPVAVVSPKFQEISLPISSTVIDGSQSTDDDKVVAWYWEEVKGPLREEKVSADTKVLTLTNLVPGNYTFSLTVTDSDGATNSTQATLSVNKAKDYWPVAYAGPNQVIQLPQNSITLHGDQSTDDHDFLSYEWSLIPESKDKVVDMQGGRTPTLQLSAMEEGDYTFQLTVTDSAGQQDTAKVTVIVQPENNKPPVANAGPEKELTLPVDRTTLDGNRSSDDQKIASYHWQQTKGPDGVKLENADSAVATVTGLDVGTYEFTLTVTDERNLQSNDTVNVIVREELDQSPVAHVVSSPPITLPVRAASLDGSHSSDDKGGLSYLWTRDDNSPAAGDVLNNSDHQAVLFLGNLVEGKYSFTLTVTDSKGQTSIDSGSVEVKPDIWERDLVELVLEVAVSQVSHHQRDMLLRQVGVLLGVLDSDIIVREITAFNEHSTRLIFLVSGGPGRPPLSGRNIALGLRNKLRKQKNDFLIYKARRVDTVICQLNCSSHGECDTFTRRCVCHPFWMENFISAQFGDAESNCEWSVLYVTIASFTIVVAIATVVWLMVCCCNRRKSKVRRSKSRYKILEADEQDSLELQPPRAARLKPMPAPTSSALMHSDSDLDSDDGHGGVPWTEQERGHLLRPNGSLRNGQGPARGKKQREELL; translated from the exons ATGTTCTATGCACTCCACAAGCTGCTGACCTGGAGCTTACCTCGACTCCTCCTCTTCGCCCAGATCGGTCTCTGGCTGCTGGTTCCTCCCGCAG GGGTGTTGGCGAGTCTCTGTCAGGTGACTGGTGGGGTGCTGGGTATCCACTGGAGCAGCGTCGTCACCCTGGGTTGGTACCCCATTGCAGAGGAGAGAGGTGTGGCGACATGTTGGGAGTCCTGCTGCCTGAAGCCGAGCTGCAGTGCCGTTTGGAGCCTCGGCGGCCTATGTGTGCTTCTCGCCTGCAGGCAGGACAGGGGTTGCCCCATTTCCTTCCTGCCCCCGCCACACCGGGAGTCCCTCGGACTCCTTCAGCTGCTCTCAAAG GGTCCTGCCATCATGAGGCATAGAAGAGCTTCTCACGTCGACCATGAAGAAAGCCACGGTCCGCTCGCTGGACAGCCTACCAGCATG GAAAAttctaaacaggaagcagctcacCCACCCCCAACAGTACCCAGCAGCGTTGCCCTCTTTCAAACAGCCCAGAAGAACATCAGCCAGTTAGCCAATGGGAGTGCAGACGTCCGTCCAGCACAGCAGAACACAACGTTGGACAAAGCTGCAGACACCGATTTGTCTTCCAACAGCAGCGATGTCGACACAGGGACTGCGACTGCTGTCATCACAGCTCCACCACAGGCCG TGAGAGAGCTGGTGGTGTCTGCAGGACAGAGTGTGGAGGTTACGCTGCCCCGCAACGAGGTCGAACTCAACGCCTTCGTGGTCCCAACGCCGCCGGAAG GGACAGACTATGCATTCGACTGGCGTCTGATAACTCATCCCAAAGATTACAGCGGGGAGATGGAAGGGAAACACAGCACAACACTTAAACTGAGCAAG ctgacTGTGGGCCTGTATGAGTTCGAGGTGACCGTGGATGGAGACGGGGCCCACGGAGAAGGTTACGTTAATGTCACAGTTAAACCAG AGCCTCGGGTAAACAAGCCTCCTGTTGCCGTGGTTTCCCCAAAGTTCCAGGAGATCTCCTTGCCCATCAGCTCTACCGTCATCGATGGCAGCC AGAGCACTGACGATGACAAGGTGGTTGCATGGTACTGGGAAGAGGTCAAAGGTCCCCTGAGGGAAGAGAAGGTCTCTGCAGACACCAAAGTACTCACACTCACCAACCTGGTGCCTGGGAACTACACATTCAG TTTGACAGTGACGGACTCCGATGGAGCCACAAATTCGACCCAGGCCACTCTCTCAGTCAACAAAGCCAAGGACTACTGGCCTGTGGCCTACGCCGGCCCGAACCAG GTCATCCAACTGCCCCAAAATTCCATCACACTGCACGGCGATCAAAGCACAGACGACCACGACTTCCTGTCCTATGAGTGGTCCCTCATCCCTGAGAGCAAAGACAAAGTGGTGGACATGCAG GGAGGACGGACGCCGACCTTGCAGCTGTCGGCTATGGAGGAGGGAGACTACACCTTCCAGCTGACGGTGACCGACTCGGCTGGACAGCAGGACACTGCCAAGGTCACGGTCATCGTGCAGCCAG AAAACAATAAGCCACCAGTAGCAAATGCGGGGCCTGAGAAGGAGCTCACCCTGCCTGTCGATCGAACCACGTTGGATGGCAACAGAAGCAGCGACGACCAGAAGATAGCCTCCTACCACTGGCAGCAAACGAA GGGTCCCGATGGTGTGAAGCTTGAGAATGCGGACAGTGCTGTTGCCACGGTGACAGGCCTTGATGTTGGCACATACGAGTTCACCCTGACAGTCACTGATGAAAGGAATCTGCAGAGTAACGACACCGTGAACGTCATAGTCCGAGAAG AGCTCGACCAGTCACCGGTGGCTCATGTTGTGTCGAGTCCTCCCATCACTCTGCCCGTCAGGGCGGCCTCTCTTGATGGATCGCATTCCAGCGATGACAAAGGTGGCCTGAGCTACCTGTGGACCAGAGATGATAACAGCCCTGCTGCTGGG GATGTATTGAACAACTCTGACCACCAGGCGGTGCTGTTTCTGGGAAACCTGGTTGAGGGAAAATACAGCTTCACCCTGACTGTAACTGACAGTAAGGGACAGACCAGCATCGACAGCGGCTCAGTGGAGGTCAAACCAG ACATATGGGAGCGCGACCTGGTGGAGTTGGTGTTGGAGGTTGCTGTGTCGCAGGTCTCCCACCATCAGCGTGACATGCTGCTGCGTCAGGTCGGAGTTTTATTGGGCGTGCTCGACAGCGACATCATTGTTAGAGAGATCACTGCCTTTAATGAGCATAG CACCCGTCTGATCTTCCTGGTGTCAGGTGGCCCAGGGCGCCCTCCCCTGTCTGGCCGCAACATTGCACTTGGCCTAAGAAACAAACTGCGCAAGCAGAAGAATGACTTCCTCATCTACAAGGCCCGAAGGGTGGATACAGTCA TCTGTCAGCTGAACTGCTCGAGCCACGGCGAGTGTGACACCTTCACACGCCGCTGTGTCTGCCACCCTTTCTGGATGGAGAACTTCATCAGTGCTCAGTTTGGGGACGCAGAGAGCAACTGCG AGTGGAGTGTACTCTATGTTACGATAGCATCTTTTACAATTGtagttgccatagcaacagttGTCTGGTTGATGGTGTGTTGCTGCAACAG ACGTAAGAGCAAAGTGCGCAGAAGCAAAAGCCGATATAAAATCCTAGAAGCTGATGAGCAAGACAGTTTGGAGCTACAGCCTCCGAGAGCCG CCCGTCTGAAACCCATGCCTGCTCCCACCTCCTCCGCCCTCATGCATTCAGACTCTGACTTGGACAGTGATGATGGGCACGGTGGGGTCCCGTGGACGGAGCAGGAGCGCGGGCATCTCTTACGACCGAATGGCTCTCTGAGGAATGGTCAGGGCCCAGCCAGAGGCAAAAAGCAAAGGGAAGAGCTGCTATag
- the LOC137902752 gene encoding adenylyl cyclase-associated protein 1-like: protein MAQLESLVQRLEVAVGRLETMPCPAGAAGDSAGGAVSAHVEAFDEIAKGPVAQYLTLSRKIGGDVQKHAEMMKQVFDCQRKILVTASTCQKPSEAVWKRILQPMSNGFTQVQQFHEKNRTSPLFNHLSAVNESVPALGWVAVAPKPGPYVKDMQDSAKFYTNRVLKEYKDKDKTHVEWVKAYIAIWDDLQLYIKKHHTTGLSWNKTGSVASAPAPSAPVGGCPPPPPPGPPPPPLDMSGPCDSSGSSAAEDHSALFASINQGSNITSALKHVSDDQKTHKNPKLRTQNAPVISGPKPFVSAPRPAAPTASACSKPPVFELEGKKWRVENQNNMPNLVIDNPELKQVAYVFKCCNSVLKVNGKINSITLDSCKKVGLVFDDVVSLVDVINSTDVKIQVTGKVPTISINKTDGCQVYLSKDSLDCELVTAKSSAMNVLVLQGEDFKEHPIPEQFKTTWDGSKLVTTVIEMAG from the exons ATGGCACAGTTGGAGAGTCTGGTGCAGAGGCTGGAGGTGGCGGTCGGTCGCCTGGAGACCATGCCATGCCCCGCAGGCGCCGCTGGAGACTCAGCAGGTGGTG CTGTATCAGCTCATGTGGAGGCCTTCGATGAGATTGCCAAGGGCCCCGTGGCACAATACCTCACGCTGAGCCGGAAGATCGGAGGGGATGTCCAGAAACAT GCGGAAATGATGAAGCAGGTGTTCGACTGTCAGAGGAAGATCCTCGTAACTGCGTCGACCTGCCAGAAGCCCAGTGAA GCCGTTTGGAAGAGAATCCTGCAGCCGATGTCCAATGGCTTCACACAGGTGCAGCAGTTCCATGAGAAGAACCGCACCTCGCCGTTGTTCAACCACCTCTCTGCCGTGAACGAGAGCGTCCCCGCCCTCGGATGGGTCGCTGTG gCTCCGAAGCCTGGCCCGTATGTTAAAGATATGCAGGATTCCGCCAAGTTCTACACCAACCGTGTGCTCAAGGAATACAAGGACAA GGACAAGACGCACGTGGAATGGGTAAAGGCCTATATCGCCATCTGGGATGATCTGCAGTTGTACATCAAAAAGCACCACACCACTGGACTGAGCTGGAACAAGACC GGGTCCGTAGCCTCGGCACCTGCCCCCAGCGCCCCCGTTGGAGGATGtcctcccccacctccccctGGACCACCTCCTCCCCCCTTGGACATGAGCGGACCGTGTGACAGCAGTGGCAGTTCTGCTGCTGAGGACCACAGTGCTTTGTTTGCTTCCATCAACCAGGGATCGAACATCACAAGTG CTCTCAAGCATGTCTCTGATGACCAGAAGACCCACAAGAATCCTAAACTGAGGACTCAGAATGCTCCTGTGATTTCTGGACCAAAACCTTTCGTTTCTGCCCCTCGGCCAGCTGCACCCACCGCCTCAGCCTGCAGCAAGCCCCCCGTGTTTGAACTGGAAGGCAAGAAGTGGAGGGTG GAGAACCAGAATAATATGCCAAACCTGGTCATCGACAACCCAGAACTGAAACAAGTGGCTTATGTTTTCAAGTGCTGCAATAGCGTGCTTAAGGTCAATGGCAAAATCAACTCCATTACTCTTG ACTCGTGTAAGAAAGTGGGTCTGGTGTTTGATGATGTCGTCAGTCTGGTGGACGTCATCAACAGTACGGATGTCAAAATCCAG GTCACTGGTAAGGTCCCCACGATCTCCATCAACAAGACGGATGGATGCCAGGTCTACCTGAGCAAAGACTCACTGGACTGCGAGCTCGTCACTGCCAAGAGCTCAGCGATGAACGTCCTGGTACTCCAAGGCGAAGATTTT AAGGAACATCCTATTCCTGAGCAGTTCAAGACCACATGGGATGGCTCTAAGCTTGTTACCACGGTAATAGAGATGGCTGGATAG